Part of the Triticum aestivum cultivar Chinese Spring chromosome 4D, IWGSC CS RefSeq v2.1, whole genome shotgun sequence genome is shown below.
ATGCTCGTTGTCGCTGGTAATGGAACGCATCAAGGTGACGACGTGGCATGCGTTAGGCATGTGCAGAATTGCTGATCTGAGTGAGCCGGTGACGTGGAGATTGCATGTTGAGAGAGCATTGATGTGGCATCCATGCTGATGTGGACAGTGCGCATGTAAAGATAATtgctatagtggggagtaacttctTAAAAATGATAGATTTAAGATTGGGATATGGAGGGATGGTTGTGGACATGGACAAATGATGAGTGATCGGACGTTGTTCACGTACGCGGACGACGCGGATATATAGGGTCATACTGTATTAGACAAGTCTAGTTGTAGACACCGTTAATACTCCATATGACCCCGGCCAAGAAAATAGTACTCCTATCAGCTATCATGGTGTTAGTTTCAAATACCGCTTCCAAAGGCGGGGAAGGAAAATTTTCTGCAACCCTGGAACACGCATGTTTCAGCGAAACAGACAGCGCTACGTGGGGGCTCCGTTGCCATCCCGACACGTACGGTGGGATCGCTCCGTACGATTTCCATTTTTATACATACGAGCTACAGGTGCGAAGACGAGTCCTGTTCTGTAACGCACGGCAACGCCGCCATGTCTGTCTCCCCAGTCCTCTTGTGCCGGTTTGATTTCTCCTTTTAAGATGCACGCGTGACGTGTCGACTCCATCCCACGGCATCACCCACAAGACTAGAAACGCCGTTGCCTTGAGCAACTTGGCCTTTTTCTATATGGCAGGATGAATCCCTTGGCTGACACGTCAGTCCAAGGAGATAGAACGGCACGGCCCATTCGTCAGTGATTAATAAAACAAACCCAGAAACATCACGACATTTgttttttcatttattttattCCGGCCTTTGCTTTTGGGCAACGCAAGCAAGTTCAGAGTTGATCAGTTGTACAAAAGGAACCTCTCGCTTTCAGACCGTGATCACTCACCTTACACACTATATAAGTATATATATACTCTACACACATAAAGGTATAAACATACTCAATTCACAGGTGCATAACCAACTCACAGGTCGCGCAGGACGAAAGGAATTGCACCGGTGCGATCTTCGTGTCTGTCCACCATGGCGGCGAGTAGTCAAACTGAGGAGAGCATGATGAACTACGATTCtccggcgtgcggcggcgacgcgGCAGACACGGTCATCGAGGACCTCCCCACGGACGTGCTGTCCCTCATGCTCCGCCGGCTCGACGGCGCGTCGCTGGCGGCGCTCGGCTGCGCGAGCTCCAGCTTCCACGACCTCGCCACCGACCCCGACACATGGCGCGGACTCTGCCTCGCCCTGTGGCCATCGGTCGCCGGCCTCCTCGACAATTCTTGCTGCCGCGGAACCGGCGACGGCTTTCACCGGGCGCTCTTCGCCGACGCGTTCCCGTTCccagcgacgacggcggcggccccGGGCACGGTCGCGCCCGCCCTGCCTAGCCGGCTCGTGTCCGCGGTGGACCTGCACCACAAGGGGGTCTGCATCATGTCGCGCGTGGTGGAGACGGACGCCTCGTCGGCGTGGTTCCTGGGCTCGCCGTTCCGCGTCGACGCGCTTCTGCAGGAGGGCTTCTCGGCGGCGTCCTCGATCACGCCGGCGGAGCTCACGCTGAGCTGGCTTCTGCTCGACCCGACGTCAGGCCGGGTGGTCAACGCCTCCAGCCGGCGGCCGGTGTCCGTTGACCGGAGCTGGCTCACGGGGGAGACCGTGGCGCGGTTCACCGTGGTGCTCGGCGGCGTCGCCCTGGACGCGGCCGTCACGTGCGACGACCGGTTTGGGCACGTCCGGGAGGTCAGCCTGTGCGTGGAGGACGGCGACGGAGGCGGCGTCAGCGGGCGGGACGGGCTGGCCGCGATCGCCGCGGCCATGGCCGCCCCGAGGCAGGGCCGGGGCGCGGAGGCGGAGGCACAGGCGGCACGGCAGTACGGGGAGTTCGTGAAGGGGAAGAGCGCGCGGAAGGAGTGGAAAGCGAGGCGGGAGGGGCTCGTCGACCTCTGCTGCTCCGGCGTCGGAGCGGCGGCGTTCGTCGGGTTCCTGGTGATGCTCACGTGCCGGTGAGCGCGGGCGCATCGACTAGTAAAGGTTTGCTCACACGTGCGAGGAATGTGAATACGTGTTCGTCCAGTAGGTTGCACAGGGGCAGAGGGTAGCTGCCACAATGTACATGTACTATAGCTCAAGGCCAAGAGTTATCTTTTTTGCATTAATTTTCAGAAAGGGAAACTTGAGAAGATACCGTTGAATGTTGCGAGTATAGGACTCTGGTTTTGAAGCTCAGTTTCACTGCTGATATTTCCATAACTCTTACAAAGGTATCTGGAGCAAGGTTCTGCCTATGCCTCAAGCTTCAATAGAACTTATTGGTAGGCCACAGCTCAAATTGTAAAGAGAATTACTTCATAATCTGATGCATAGTTAATAACTGTCCAGTAAATCACACTAAATATTTGCATTCCAAGACCTGATGCTGACCGAGGTGATTGCTCAGTAAAACACACGAAAATGATGATATCATAACATCCTTACAAACTCCTTTTTTTCAATTACATAAATGTAATGA
Proteins encoded:
- the LOC123096456 gene encoding probable F-box protein At2g36090, with protein sequence MAASSQTEESMMNYDSPACGGDAADTVIEDLPTDVLSLMLRRLDGASLAALGCASSSFHDLATDPDTWRGLCLALWPSVAGLLDNSCCRGTGDGFHRALFADAFPFPATTAAAPGTVAPALPSRLVSAVDLHHKGVCIMSRVVETDASSAWFLGSPFRVDALLQEGFSAASSITPAELTLSWLLLDPTSGRVVNASSRRPVSVDRSWLTGETVARFTVVLGGVALDAAVTCDDRFGHVREVSLCVEDGDGGGVSGRDGLAAIAAAMAAPRQGRGAEAEAQAARQYGEFVKGKSARKEWKARREGLVDLCCSGVGAAAFVGFLVMLTCR